In Chthoniobacterales bacterium, the sequence GTTTGGGGGCGTGCGGTTTGAGGAATTTTGCCCGCGTCGATTTCGCCTGCCAAGTGCGACAGGAGACTCTCCCAGTGTTCCCGACCCCTCAGAATTTCGATTTCCACCCGAAGGAAAAGCATGGGCACCGCGGGATCATCGATCTCGGGGAAGCGAACGGCGTCCTTTTCCGTCGTGACCAGCGCATCTAGCGAACGCCGGTCGCACCACTCGAGGAACCGGAGGATCTCCTTTTTGGTGAAACGGTGATGGTCGGCGAATCCCTTGGTAATATCCACCTTGGCGCCGAGGCGCCGCACGCCCTCTTCGAAGCTCTCCGGGCGGGCGATGCCGCTCATGGCGCCGACGTGCCGCCCCTTGAGATGGTCCAAGGGCAAAATCTCACCCGTGCAGATATCCTGCCAGTGCCGCGGGGCGTGATTGCATTCGATGATTGCCGCGGTGCGGTTGAGCCGGCGGATCCTTTCGATCAGGGCGCGGTCGGGCTCGGGTCCGCACTTCGTCATGATGATGTAGGATGCGCGGCGGAGGTTGGACGGGGGCTCCCTGAGGGTGCCGCGGGGGAGAAGGTGCTCGTTGCCGAACGGTGCCTCCCGGTCGATGAGAACGATGTCGGTGCGGTGCCGTAGGCGCTGGTATTGCAAGCCGTCGTCGAGCAGCAGGATATCGCTGTCGAAGTTGCGCAGGGCGTGCATACCGCTTTTGACGCGATCTTTGTCAACGATGACGCAGACGCCCGGCAAATTCTTTGCCAGCATGTGGGGTTCGTCGCCGGCGTGTCTCGAGTCGAGCAGAACGCTTTTTCCGTCCGAGACGATGCGCGGCGGAAACAAGTCGCGGTTTTTCAGCAGACGGTTGCGCAAACGTTGGCCGAAGGGGCGTGGCACGCTCTTGTAGCCGCGGCTGAGTATGGCAACGCGGCGTCCGCGGCGGCACAGTTCGCGCGCGAGCATTTCCGTCACTGGAGTTTTGCCGGTTCCTCCCACCGTCAAATTTCCCACGCTGACGACGCGGCATCCGAGTTCCTGCGCCCGGAAAAATCGCCCCCGGTAAAGCGCGAGGCGTGTTTGCACGAGCGCGGCATAGCCACGGGAGAAAATGCCGAGGACGAACTTGAGCGCGTTGGCGCGCCCGCCCTCGCGCCGCTCGAGGATGACATCGACAGCGTAGCGTTCGAACCGCTCGAGGACGACGCGCATGCGGTGTCAGTTCTCGATCGTGACGCCGGTGTTGTCGGCGCGCAGCACGAAGGTTTTGGCCGAAGGCAGCGCGGTGCGCATGGCGTCGGCAACCTTGTCCGGATTTTCAAGGGTCACGCATGCCACCGCGGATCCGGAGCCGCTGAGATATCCGTCGAGGGCCCCGGCGGCCACGCCCGCCAGAACTGCGGGACGCAGATGGGGATTGGCGCTTTCGCGGTGGGGTTCGTGCATCCAGTCTCTCATCGCGCCTCGCAGCAGCCGGTATTGACGCGAGGCGAACGCCGCGGTGATGAATGCGGCGTGCGCGGTGCTCATGGCGGCTTCTTGCAGCGGGATATTCCGCGGCAGTGCGCGGCGGGAATCGTCTGTGCCGACTTCGTTTTCGGGCACAAGAAGAACGAAGGCCAGTTCCGGCGATATGTCGCAGCGGAAGTAGTCGGCGTCGGGCAGGGCGGCGGTAAACCCTCCGAACGCCGCGGGCGCTGCGTTGTCCGGATGGCCCTCCAAGCGTGCGCAAATCCTGTAGAGCGCATCGGCACCCAGTGGGGTTCCGGCCAGTTTGTTGAGTCCGTGAAGCAGCCCGAGTCTCAGGGCCACGCTGCTGCCGAGTCCGCG encodes:
- the lpxK gene encoding tetraacyldisaccharide 4'-kinase, with the protein product MRVVLERFERYAVDVILERREGGRANALKFVLGIFSRGYAALVQTRLALYRGRFFRAQELGCRVVSVGNLTVGGTGKTPVTEMLARELCRRGRRVAILSRGYKSVPRPFGQRLRNRLLKNRDLFPPRIVSDGKSVLLDSRHAGDEPHMLAKNLPGVCVIVDKDRVKSGMHALRNFDSDILLLDDGLQYQRLRHRTDIVLIDREAPFGNEHLLPRGTLREPPSNLRRASYIIMTKCGPEPDRALIERIRRLNRTAAIIECNHAPRHWQDICTGEILPLDHLKGRHVGAMSGIARPESFEEGVRRLGAKVDITKGFADHHRFTKKEILRFLEWCDRRSLDALVTTEKDAVRFPEIDDPAVPMLFLRVEIEILRGREHWESLLSHLAGEIDAGKIPQTARPQT
- a CDS encoding homoserine kinase encodes the protein MRQRHRWPTRGHPAQPKPKHPVVNSYEPLLSPEYAKRRKQTLGVPGILMQEMRICAKITGDRMSKVVVRVPATSANLGPGFDCLGVALQLHARVGVWAGDKKAAAHPMADEAAAAFFAAANVPPFEFGWSISPEIPVSRGLGSSVALRLGLLHGLNKLAGTPLGADALYRICARLEGHPDNAAPAAFGGFTAALPDADYFRCDISPELAFVLLVPENEVGTDDSRRALPRNIPLQEAAMSTAHAAFITAAFASRQYRLLRGAMRDWMHEPHRESANPHLRPAVLAGVAAGALDGYLSGSGSAVACVTLENPDKVADAMRTALPSAKTFVLRADNTGVTIEN